The following is a genomic window from Arthrobacter sp. NicSoilB4.
GGCCAGCAGGCCGCGATCGCGACCATCGGGGTGGTGATCCTTGCCCTCGTGAACCTCCGCGGCATCAAGGAGGCCGGCAGCGTCTTCGCCGTACCCACGTACATCTTCATGGCGTCCATCCTGGGGATGACGGCCGTCGGCGTCTTCCAGGCCGCCACCGGCCAGCTGGGCGAAGCTCCCTCGGCGGCGTTCACGATCGTGCCCGCGGACGGCTTCGACGAAGGCCTTGTCGGCCTCGCCGGCGCGTTCCTGCTGCTCCGTGCGTTCTCCTCCGGCGCCGCCGCGTTGACCGGCATTGAGGCCATCAGCAACGGCGTGCCAAACTTCAAGAAGCCCAAAAGCAAGAACGCCGCGACGACGCTGCTGCTGCTCGGTGTGATCGCCGCTTCCATGCTGGCCGGGATCATCTACCTCGCCAACGCCACGAAGGTGCACATCGTGCTGGACCCGGCCACGGAGTTCCTCCTGAACGGCCAACCGCTGCCGGAGGGCTACATCCAGAGCCCGGCCATCAGCCAGATCGCGCAGACGATTTTCGGCGCGGCGTCCATTCCCTTCTTCATCGTGGTCGCCGCAACCGGCGTGATCCTTGTGTTCGCCTCCAACACGGCGTTCAACGGCTTCCCGGTGCTGGGCTCGATCCTGGCCCAGGACGGCTACCTGCCCCGCCAGCTGCGCACCCGGGGGGACCGGCTGGCCTTCAGTAACGGCGTCCTGGCCTTGGCCGCCGGGGCACTCGTGCTGATCATCGCCTTCAACGCGGACGTCACCAAGCTCATCCAGCTCTACATCGTGGGCGTCTTCATCTCCTTCACGGTCAGCCAGCTCGGCATGATCCGGCACTGGGGCCGGGAGCTGAAACTCGCCAAGGACCCGGCGGTGAAGCGGCGGATGCTCAAGTCCCGCACCATCAACACCATCGGCTTCGGCATGACCGCACTCGTTTTGGTGATCGTCCTCATCACGAAGTTCCAGCAGGGCGCCTGGATCGCGCTGCTGGCCATGTTCGTCCTGTTCCTGATCATGTGGAGCATCCGGGCGCACTATGACAACGTGGCCAAGGAACTCGCCGTGGACGAGGACACCTCGCCGCGGGCCCTGCCCACCCGCGTGCACGCCGTGCTGCTCGTTTCGCATGTGCGCAAACCGGTGCTCCGGGCCCTGGCCTACGCCCGCGCGTCACGGCCCTCCCGGCTGGACGCCGTCACCGTGGACATCAGCCCCGAGGAGACCGAACAAACGGTCGCGGACTGGGAGAAGCTGGAAATCCCGGTACCGCTGACGGTGCTGGCCAGTCCGTTCCGCGAAACGGTGACGCCCATCATGGAATACATCAAGAACATGCGCCGCGATTCGCCCCGCGACCTGATTGTCGTCTACATCCCCGAGTACGTCGTGGGTAAGTGGTGGGAGCAACTGGTCCACAACCAGACCGCGCTGCGCATCAAGACCCGGCTGCACTTCGAGCCGGGGGTCATGGTGGCCAGCGTGCCGTGGCAGCTGAAATCATCCGAAGAAGCCAAGAGACTGCAGGACATCCAATGAGCTCCGAGACCCAGACGCAATCCTCCACCGAACTGACCGTCGACGTCGGTCCGGTCGCCCACGGCGGGCACTGCGTGGCCCGGCATGAGGGACGCGTGGTGTTCGTCCGCCACGGCATCCCCGGCGAAAAAGTCCGGGTCCGCCTCACGGAGTCCGGCCCGGACGCCAAGTTCTGGCGCGGCGACGTCGTGGAAGTGCTGGAACCCTCCCCGGACCGGGTCCGGCACTTCTGGGACCTGGCGGACTCCGTCCGCTCCTGGTCCCACCGCCACCCGCCCGTGGGCGGCGCCGAGCTCGGCCACATCGCCCTGGACCGCCAGCGCAGCCTCAAAGCCGAGGTGCTGGCCGAACAGCTGCGCCGCCTGGCCGGCGTCGACCGCCCCATTTCCGTGGAAGCCGTGGGGGAGCCCGGCACGCCCGCGTCGGCGGGCCTCGCCTGGCGGACCCGCGCGGGATTCGCGGTGACGCCGGCCGGAAAGCTCGGCATGCACGCGCACCGGTCCGACACGGTACTCCCGGTCGGGGAGATGCCCCTGGCAGCGGACGCCATCAACGCGCTCCGGCTCTGGGACATCGACCTGCAGGGCATCGAACGCATCGAGGTGGCCGCCCCGGCCAACGGCTCCCGCCCGCTGGTGCTCCTGGTCCCCGCCCCGGGGACCCGCGCGAAGCGGCTCAGCGCGGTCCTCGCCCAGCTGCCCGACGACGTCTCGGTGGCCAGCTTCGATCCGGTCAAGGGCGAGGTCCTGCGGCTGCGCGGACGCACCTACGTGCAGGAGAGCGCCGCCGGGCACGACTACCGCGTCACCGGCGACGGGTTCTGGCAGATCCACCGGGACGCACCGGACACCCTCGTCGGCGCGGTCACCGGCTTCCTGCACGACGGCGGCTTCCTGGACGCCGGCGCCGCTGTGGCGGACCTCTACGCGGGGGCGGGGCTGTTCACCGCGCCGCTCGCGGACGCCGTGGGCGTGACGGGGTCCGTGCTGTCCGTGGAAGGATCCCCCGGCACCAGCCGGGACGCCCGAAAGAACCTCCATGACGCCTCCCAGGTCGAGATCGTCCAGGGCAGGGTGGAACGGGTCCTGCGCGACAAAGCCCGCACGTTCGACGCCATCCTGCTGGACCCGCCCCGGGCCGGCGCGGGCAAGGCCGTCGTGAACCAGCTGGTCGAAGCCGGCCCCCGGGCCGTCGCCTACGTATCCTGCGACCCGGCGTCCTTTGCCCGCGATGTGGGCTACTTCCAGCAGTCCGGCTGGGAATTGAAAGGGCTGCGGGCCTTCGACCTGTACCCGCACACCCACCACATGGAGACTGTGGCGCTGCTGACTCCCGGGGCCTGAGGCCACTAGGATGGGCGGAGTAGTCCGACGTCGCGCTCCGTATCCACGGCTGACCTCCTGAACCCTGAACTGATCCTTGTCCCAACAAGGCCAAGCACTAGTTAGGACCACCTAACTAGCAAGGGGTCTGCGGCGCGACAAAGATGAAACTGTTGCGAGAGGAGTCCTGCGATGAGCATTGTGGACAGCTTCGGTTCAAAAGGCAAACTTAATGTAGCCGGTACCGAATACGAAATTTTCCGGTTGAACTCCGTTGAAGGTGCAGAAAACCTTCCGTTCAGCCTCAAGGTATTGCTTGAAAACCTGTTGAGGACCGAGGACGGCGCCAACATTACGGCCGATCACGTCCGAGCACTGGCCGGCTGGGACCCCAGCGCCGAGCCCGACACTGAAATCCAGTTCACGCCGGCGCGCGTGATCATGCAGGACTTCACTGGCGTGCCCTGCGTTGTGGACCTTGCCACCATGCGTGAAGCAGTCAAGGAACTCGGCGGAGACCCCAAGCGGGTCAACCCCCTGGCACCTGCCGAGATGGTGATCGACCACTCCGTGCAGATCGACGCCTTCGGCAACTCCGGCGCACTGGAGCGCAACATGGAGATCGAATACCAGCGCAACGGCGAGCGGTACCAGTTCCTGCGTTGGGGCCAGACCGCGTTCGACGACTTCAAGGTCGTCCCGCCGGGAACAGGCATCGTGCACCAGGTCAACATCGAGTACCTGGCCCGCACCGTCATGACCCGCGAGGTTGACGGAGAGCTCCGGGCCTACCCGGACACCTGCGTCGGCACCGACTCCCACACCACCATGGTCAATGGCCTGGGCGTGCTGGGCTGGGGCGTGGGCGGCATCGAAGCCGAGGCAGCCATGCTCGGCCAGCCCGTCTCCATGCTGATCCCGCGCGTTGTGGGCTTCAAGCTGACCGGGTCCATCCCGGCCGGCGCGACCGCCACCGACGTCGTCCTGACCATCACCGAACAGCTGCGCAAGCACGGTGTGGTCGGCAAGTTCGTGGAGTTCTACGGCGAAGGCGTCGCGGCCGTGCCGCTGGCCAACCGCGCCACGATCGGCAACATGAGCCCGGAGTTCGGCTCCACGGCGGCCATGTTCCCGATCGACGACGTCACCCTCGACTACCTGCGCCTCACCGGCCGGTCGGATGAGAACGTCGCCCTGGTGGAGTCCTACGCGAAGGAACAGGGCCTCTGGCACGACCCCTCCCGCGAAATCAAGTTCTCCGAGTACCTCGAGCTGGACCTGTCGACGGTTGTTCCGTCGATCTCCGGCCCGAAGCGCCCGCAAGACCGCATCATCCTCACGGAGTCCAAGGACCAGTTCCGCCAGGACCTGCGCAACTACGTGAAGGAAGAGCTGGCCGGCGGCAGCGTCGACGAGGCAATCGACGAGAGCTTCCCGGCGTCGGACGTGCCGTCCTTCACGGGCTCCGCAAGCCACCTCACGGACGAGGCCCCGCACGCGCACGGCCCGTCGTCCGACGGCCGCCAGTCCAACCCGGTCAGCGTCAAGACCGCGGACGGCCGCGAGTTCGAGCTGGACCATGGTGCGGTGTCGATCGCCTCGATCACGTCCTGCACCAACACGTCCAACCCGTCCGTGATGCTGGCCGCCGCACTGCTGGCCCGCAACGCCGTCGACAAGGGCCTGACCTCCAAGCCGTGGGTCAAGACCTCCGTGGCTCCCGGTTCCAAGGTTGTCACCGATTACTACAACAAGTCGGGCCTGACCCCGTACCTGGAGAAGCTCGGCTTCTACATCGTCGGCTACGGCTGCGCGACCTGCATCGGCAACTCCGGCCCGCTCGACGCCGAAATCTCCGAGGCCATCCAGGCCAACGACCTTTCCGTCACCGCCGTGCTGTCCGGTAACCGCAACTTCGAAGGCCGGATCAACCCGGACGTGAAGATGAACTACCTGGCCTCCCCGCCGCTGGTCATCGCCTACGCCCTGGCCGGAACCATGGACTTCGACTTCGACGCCGACGCGCTGGGCCAGGACGAGGCCGGCAACGACGTCTTCCTGAAGGACATCTGGCCGAACCCGGTCGAGGTCCAGCAGGTTATCGATTCCTCGATCGACAAGGACATGTTCGCCCGCGGCTACGAGGGCGTCTTCGATGGCGACGACCGCTGGAAGGCACTCGACACCCCCGCCGGCGACACGTTCGCCTGGGATCCGAAGTCCACGTACGTCCGGAAGCCCCCGTACTTCGATGGCATGAAGGCACAGCCGGAACCCGTCAAGGACATCACCGGTGCGCGTGTGCTGCTGAAGCTTGGCGATTCCGTCACCACGGACCACATCTCACCGGCAGGTTCGTTCAAGTCCGACACTCCGGCCGGGCAGTACCTGCTGGCCAACGGTGTGGAGCGCAAGGACTTCAACTCCTACGGCTCCCGCCGTGGCAACCACGAGGTCATGATCCGCGGTACGTTCGCGAACATCCGGATCAAGAACCAGATCCTCGACGGCGTGGAGGGTGGCTTCACCCGCGACTTCACCCAGGCTGACGGCCCCCAGGCCTACGTCTACGATGCCGCGCAGAACTACCAGGCCGCCGGCATCCCGCTGGTTGTCCTGGCCGGTAAGGAGTACGGCTCCGGCTCGTCCCGTGACTGGGCAGCCAAGGGCACCGCCCTCCTGGGCGTCAAGGCTGTCGTGGCCGAAAGCTACGAGCGCATCCACCGCTCCAACCTGATCGGCATGGGCGTCCTGCCCCTGCAGTACCCGGCCGGGCAGAACGCGGCCAGCCTCGGGCTGACCGGCACGGAGACCTTCGCGGTTGAGGGCGTCACCGCCCTGAACGAGGGCACCACGCCGAAGACGCTCAAGGTCACTGCCACTGCGGTTGACGGAACCGTCACGTCCTTCGATGCGGTCCTGCGCATCGATACCCCGGGCGAGGCTGACTACTACCGCAACGGCGGCATCCTGCAGTACGTGCTGCGCCAGATTTCCGCCAACTAGCGGAAGTCCCAGCAGTCCAACGAGAAAGCCCCGGCCCGTCACCGACGGACCGGGGCTTTCCCGTTCCGG
Proteins encoded in this region:
- a CDS encoding TRAM domain-containing protein — its product is MSSETQTQSSTELTVDVGPVAHGGHCVARHEGRVVFVRHGIPGEKVRVRLTESGPDAKFWRGDVVEVLEPSPDRVRHFWDLADSVRSWSHRHPPVGGAELGHIALDRQRSLKAEVLAEQLRRLAGVDRPISVEAVGEPGTPASAGLAWRTRAGFAVTPAGKLGMHAHRSDTVLPVGEMPLAADAINALRLWDIDLQGIERIEVAAPANGSRPLVLLVPAPGTRAKRLSAVLAQLPDDVSVASFDPVKGEVLRLRGRTYVQESAAGHDYRVTGDGFWQIHRDAPDTLVGAVTGFLHDGGFLDAGAAVADLYAGAGLFTAPLADAVGVTGSVLSVEGSPGTSRDARKNLHDASQVEIVQGRVERVLRDKARTFDAILLDPPRAGAGKAVVNQLVEAGPRAVAYVSCDPASFARDVGYFQQSGWELKGLRAFDLYPHTHHMETVALLTPGA
- a CDS encoding APC family permease — translated: MPTIFNAVKRVLVGRPFRNDSLAHTLLPKRIALPIFASDALSSVAYAPDEILLTLALAGVSAVAFSPWVGLAVMVVLLTVVASYRQNVHAYPSGGGDYEIANENLGKYAGLTVASALLVDYVLTVAVSMSSAATYLTTAVPALHGQQAAIATIGVVILALVNLRGIKEAGSVFAVPTYIFMASILGMTAVGVFQAATGQLGEAPSAAFTIVPADGFDEGLVGLAGAFLLLRAFSSGAAALTGIEAISNGVPNFKKPKSKNAATTLLLLGVIAASMLAGIIYLANATKVHIVLDPATEFLLNGQPLPEGYIQSPAISQIAQTIFGAASIPFFIVVAATGVILVFASNTAFNGFPVLGSILAQDGYLPRQLRTRGDRLAFSNGVLALAAGALVLIIAFNADVTKLIQLYIVGVFISFTVSQLGMIRHWGRELKLAKDPAVKRRMLKSRTINTIGFGMTALVLVIVLITKFQQGAWIALLAMFVLFLIMWSIRAHYDNVAKELAVDEDTSPRALPTRVHAVLLVSHVRKPVLRALAYARASRPSRLDAVTVDISPEETEQTVADWEKLEIPVPLTVLASPFRETVTPIMEYIKNMRRDSPRDLIVVYIPEYVVGKWWEQLVHNQTALRIKTRLHFEPGVMVASVPWQLKSSEEAKRLQDIQ
- a CDS encoding aconitate hydratase — encoded protein: MSIVDSFGSKGKLNVAGTEYEIFRLNSVEGAENLPFSLKVLLENLLRTEDGANITADHVRALAGWDPSAEPDTEIQFTPARVIMQDFTGVPCVVDLATMREAVKELGGDPKRVNPLAPAEMVIDHSVQIDAFGNSGALERNMEIEYQRNGERYQFLRWGQTAFDDFKVVPPGTGIVHQVNIEYLARTVMTREVDGELRAYPDTCVGTDSHTTMVNGLGVLGWGVGGIEAEAAMLGQPVSMLIPRVVGFKLTGSIPAGATATDVVLTITEQLRKHGVVGKFVEFYGEGVAAVPLANRATIGNMSPEFGSTAAMFPIDDVTLDYLRLTGRSDENVALVESYAKEQGLWHDPSREIKFSEYLELDLSTVVPSISGPKRPQDRIILTESKDQFRQDLRNYVKEELAGGSVDEAIDESFPASDVPSFTGSASHLTDEAPHAHGPSSDGRQSNPVSVKTADGREFELDHGAVSIASITSCTNTSNPSVMLAAALLARNAVDKGLTSKPWVKTSVAPGSKVVTDYYNKSGLTPYLEKLGFYIVGYGCATCIGNSGPLDAEISEAIQANDLSVTAVLSGNRNFEGRINPDVKMNYLASPPLVIAYALAGTMDFDFDADALGQDEAGNDVFLKDIWPNPVEVQQVIDSSIDKDMFARGYEGVFDGDDRWKALDTPAGDTFAWDPKSTYVRKPPYFDGMKAQPEPVKDITGARVLLKLGDSVTTDHISPAGSFKSDTPAGQYLLANGVERKDFNSYGSRRGNHEVMIRGTFANIRIKNQILDGVEGGFTRDFTQADGPQAYVYDAAQNYQAAGIPLVVLAGKEYGSGSSRDWAAKGTALLGVKAVVAESYERIHRSNLIGMGVLPLQYPAGQNAASLGLTGTETFAVEGVTALNEGTTPKTLKVTATAVDGTVTSFDAVLRIDTPGEADYYRNGGILQYVLRQISAN